One window from the genome of Streptomyces cadmiisoli encodes:
- a CDS encoding ABC transporter permease subunit, with amino-acid sequence MTATLVKEASPPAAPGAAGRRPSRRRGRIVALLFVLPALLLLGALVVYPVLFSVGRSFFDAAGTRFVGADNYTEMFSDPATLKAVRNTAIWVVVAPTLLTGLGLVLAVLVEKIRWATAFKLLLFMPMAVSFLAAGIIFRLAYDEDPDKGVLNAAVVGIHDTFQGTAGYPTARARDGQGMAEEKDGGYRTTAATSPGEPALALGLVGVLPGDLPGGAEPAHAAAGREPAADELRGVVYLDFTPGGGGEQGSVDRRESGLPEMTVQAVRDGGTVASTTTASDGSFSFTGLDPGSYTVRLPASNFAPPYEGVSWLGPALVTPAIIGAYLWIWTGFAMVLIGAGLATLPRDALEAARMDGANEWQIFRRITVPLLAPVLTVVFVTLVINVMKVFDLVYIIAPGPVQEDATVLATQMWLVSFGGGNDQGLGSALGVLLLLLVIPAMVFNVRRFRRSQR; translated from the coding sequence ATGACCGCCACACTCGTGAAAGAGGCGAGCCCGCCGGCCGCCCCCGGCGCCGCGGGCCGCCGGCCCTCGCGGCGCCGGGGGCGGATCGTCGCGCTGCTGTTCGTCCTTCCCGCCCTGCTCCTGCTCGGCGCCCTCGTCGTCTACCCGGTGCTGTTCTCCGTCGGGCGCAGCTTCTTCGACGCGGCAGGCACCCGGTTCGTCGGCGCCGACAACTACACCGAGATGTTCAGCGACCCGGCGACACTCAAGGCCGTCCGCAACACCGCGATCTGGGTGGTCGTGGCGCCGACGCTGCTCACCGGGCTGGGGCTGGTGCTGGCCGTCCTGGTGGAGAAGATCCGCTGGGCGACGGCGTTCAAGCTGCTGCTGTTCATGCCGATGGCGGTCTCCTTCCTGGCCGCCGGCATCATCTTCCGGCTCGCCTACGACGAGGACCCGGACAAGGGTGTGCTGAACGCCGCCGTGGTCGGCATCCACGACACCTTCCAGGGCACCGCCGGCTATCCGACGGCCCGGGCGCGCGACGGCCAGGGCATGGCCGAGGAGAAGGACGGGGGGTACCGGACGACGGCCGCTACGTCGCCGGGGGAGCCGGCCCTCGCGCTCGGCCTCGTCGGTGTGCTGCCCGGGGACCTGCCAGGCGGCGCCGAACCGGCCCACGCGGCGGCCGGGCGCGAGCCCGCCGCCGACGAGCTGCGCGGCGTCGTGTACCTGGACTTCACCCCCGGCGGGGGAGGGGAGCAGGGCAGCGTCGACCGGCGCGAGAGCGGGCTGCCGGAGATGACCGTGCAGGCGGTGCGCGACGGCGGCACGGTCGCCTCCACGACCACCGCCTCCGACGGCTCCTTCAGCTTCACGGGACTGGACCCCGGCTCGTACACGGTGCGGCTGCCCGCCTCGAACTTCGCGCCGCCCTACGAGGGCGTCTCCTGGCTCGGACCGGCGCTGGTGACACCCGCGATCATCGGGGCGTACCTGTGGATCTGGACCGGCTTCGCGATGGTGCTGATCGGCGCCGGGCTGGCCACGCTGCCCCGGGACGCGCTGGAGGCGGCGCGGATGGACGGCGCCAACGAGTGGCAGATCTTCCGGCGGATCACCGTCCCGCTGCTCGCGCCGGTGCTCACCGTGGTGTTCGTGACCCTGGTGATCAACGTGATGAAGGTCTTCGACCTGGTCTACATCATCGCGCCCGGTCCGGTGCAGGAGGACGCGACCGTGCTGGCGACCCAGATGTGGCTGGTGTCCTTCGGCGGGGGCAACGACCAGGGCCTCGGCAGCGCGCTCGGTGTGCTCCTGCTGCTCCTGGTGATCCCGGCGATGGTCTTCAACGTCCGCCGTTTCCGAAGGAGTCAGCGATGA
- a CDS encoding carbohydrate ABC transporter permease yields the protein MNAVRRGLGNSLVQALLVVVGLVWLTPLAGLFLSSLRSAEETAQGGWWTVFTSPGQLSFDNYSALLENAGITQAFWNTVLISVPATALVVVVAALAGYAFAWLDFPGREPLFLLVVALLVVPVQIGLLPVAKLFGQLGLFGTIPGVVLFHVAYGLPFAVFLLRNYFAEIPKEMLEAARMDGGSEWRIFTRLVLPVGRPAIASLAIFQFLWVWNDMLVALLFADSSAQPLTVELQSQIRQFGSNIDVLAPGAFVSLVVPVVVFFAFQRHFVQGVMAGSVK from the coding sequence ATGAACGCCGTCCGACGGGGTCTGGGCAACAGCCTGGTCCAGGCCCTCCTCGTGGTGGTGGGCCTGGTCTGGCTCACCCCGTTGGCCGGGCTGTTCCTGTCGTCGCTGCGCTCCGCCGAGGAGACCGCGCAGGGCGGCTGGTGGACGGTGTTCACCAGCCCCGGGCAGCTGTCCTTCGACAACTACTCCGCGCTGCTGGAGAACGCCGGCATCACACAGGCGTTCTGGAACACCGTGCTGATCTCGGTGCCGGCCACGGCGCTGGTGGTCGTCGTCGCGGCACTCGCCGGATACGCCTTCGCCTGGCTGGACTTCCCCGGCCGCGAACCGCTCTTCCTGCTGGTGGTGGCGCTGCTGGTGGTGCCGGTGCAGATCGGTCTGCTGCCGGTGGCCAAACTCTTCGGGCAGCTGGGGCTGTTCGGCACGATCCCGGGCGTGGTCCTCTTCCACGTGGCCTACGGTCTGCCGTTCGCCGTGTTCCTGCTGCGCAACTACTTCGCCGAGATACCGAAGGAGATGCTGGAGGCCGCCCGTATGGACGGCGGCAGCGAGTGGCGCATCTTCACCCGGCTGGTCCTGCCGGTGGGCCGGCCCGCCATCGCCAGCCTCGCGATCTTCCAGTTCCTGTGGGTCTGGAACGACATGCTGGTGGCCCTGCTGTTCGCGGACAGCTCCGCACAGCCGCTGACCGTGGAACTCCAGTCCCAGATCCGCCAGTTCGGCAGCAACATCGACGTCCTGGCGCCCGGCGCGTTCGTGTCGCTGGTCGTGCCGGTGGTGGTGTTCTTCGCCTTCCAGCGGCACTTCGTCCAGGGGGTCATGGCGGGCTCGGTCAAGTAG
- the pgl gene encoding 6-phosphogluconolactonase, producing MSTPQLVVHHDKELMAQAAAARLITKIVDAQASRGTASVVLTGGRNGNGLLAALAAAPARDAIDWGRLDLWWGDERFLPEGDPERNVTQAREALLDSVPLDPKRVHAMPASDGPYGSDVEAAAASYAEELARASGPENHGTVPTFDVLMLGVGPDTHVASLFPELPAVRETERTVVGVHGAPKPPPTRITLTLPAIRAAREVWLLAAGEDKANAAAIALSGAGEIQAPAAGAQGRARTLWLLDSAAASQLPRSLYPPASP from the coding sequence GTGAGCACTCCCCAACTCGTCGTGCACCACGACAAGGAGCTGATGGCGCAGGCCGCCGCGGCCCGGCTGATCACGAAGATCGTGGACGCCCAGGCCTCGCGCGGCACCGCGTCCGTCGTCCTCACGGGCGGCCGCAACGGCAACGGACTGCTGGCCGCGCTGGCCGCCGCGCCCGCCCGCGACGCGATCGACTGGGGCCGGCTGGACCTGTGGTGGGGTGACGAGCGCTTCCTGCCCGAGGGCGACCCCGAGCGCAATGTCACCCAGGCCCGCGAGGCCCTGCTCGACTCCGTGCCGCTGGACCCGAAGCGCGTGCACGCGATGCCCGCGTCGGACGGCCCGTACGGCTCGGACGTGGAGGCGGCGGCCGCCTCGTACGCCGAGGAACTGGCCCGCGCGAGCGGTCCCGAGAACCACGGCACGGTCCCCACGTTCGACGTGCTGATGCTGGGCGTCGGACCGGACACCCATGTGGCGTCGCTGTTCCCCGAGCTGCCCGCCGTGCGGGAGACGGAGCGCACGGTGGTCGGCGTGCACGGCGCGCCCAAGCCGCCGCCGACCCGGATCACCCTGACCCTGCCCGCGATCCGGGCCGCCCGTGAGGTGTGGCTCCTGGCCGCCGGCGAGGACAAGGCGAACGCCGCGGCGATCGCGCTGTCCGGTGCCGGTGAGATCCAGGCCCCGGCGGCCGGCGCGCAGGGCCGTGCCCGCACCCTGTGGCTGCTGGACTCGGCGGCGGCCTCGCAACTGCCGAGGTCGCTGTACCCGCCGGCGTCGCCCTGA
- the opcA gene encoding glucose-6-phosphate dehydrogenase assembly protein OpcA: protein MKIDLTDTTASKINKALVQGRRAIGTPAVGMVLTLVVVTDEENAYDAMRAATDASREHPSRTLVVIRRVSRSPRDRTKSRLDAEVRVGADAGSGETVVLRTYGDVADHAQSVVLPLLLPDAPVVVWWPVNAPVDPAQDPLGALAQRRVTDSYAAEQPVRDLAARAKTYTPGDTDLSWTRITPWRSMLAAALDQVVCEVRGVEVEGEEFNPSCELLAMWLADRLAVPVRRTLSAGPGLTAVRMDTDCGAIALDRADGSLATLSIQGQPDRAVALKRRDTAELIAEELRRLDPDDTYASALRYGVDRLRSTDGGPEGGQTPAKGEAAAVPVPAGSSAKAPAKDAAGSAPVKKAAAK, encoded by the coding sequence ATGAAGATAGACCTCACCGACACCACCGCCAGCAAGATCAACAAGGCGCTCGTGCAGGGCCGGCGGGCCATCGGCACGCCGGCCGTCGGCATGGTCCTCACCCTGGTCGTCGTCACCGACGAGGAGAACGCCTACGACGCCATGCGGGCCGCCACCGACGCCTCGCGCGAGCACCCCTCGCGCACCCTGGTCGTCATCCGGCGGGTCTCCCGCAGCCCCCGGGACCGCACCAAGTCCCGGCTCGACGCCGAGGTACGGGTGGGCGCCGACGCCGGTTCCGGCGAGACGGTCGTCCTGCGGACGTACGGCGACGTGGCGGACCACGCCCAGTCGGTGGTGCTGCCGCTGCTGCTGCCCGACGCCCCCGTGGTCGTCTGGTGGCCGGTGAACGCGCCCGTGGACCCGGCGCAGGATCCCCTCGGCGCCCTGGCCCAGCGCCGGGTCACCGACTCGTACGCGGCCGAGCAGCCGGTGCGGGACCTGGCGGCCCGCGCCAAGACCTACACCCCCGGCGACACCGATCTGTCGTGGACCCGCATCACGCCCTGGCGCTCGATGCTGGCCGCGGCGCTCGACCAGGTGGTCTGCGAGGTCCGGGGCGTCGAGGTGGAGGGCGAGGAGTTCAACCCGAGCTGCGAGCTGCTGGCGATGTGGCTCGCGGACCGGCTCGCCGTCCCCGTGCGGCGCACGCTGTCCGCCGGGCCGGGTCTGACCGCGGTCCGTATGGACACCGACTGCGGCGCGATCGCCCTGGACCGGGCCGACGGTTCGCTGGCGACCCTGTCCATCCAGGGCCAGCCGGACCGGGCGGTGGCGCTCAAGCGCCGCGACACGGCCGAGCTGATCGCGGAGGAACTGCGCCGTCTCGACCCCGACGACACCTACGCCTCGGCGCTGCGGTACGGAGTGGACCGGCTGCGCTCCACCGACGGCGGGCCCGAGGGCGGGCAGACTCCGGCCAAAGGAGAAGCTGCCGCGGTCCCGGTTCCGGCCGGGAGCTCCGCGAAAGCTCCCGCGAAGGACGCGGCGGGGTCGGCACCGGTGAAGAAGGCGGCGGCGAAGTGA
- the zwf gene encoding glucose-6-phosphate dehydrogenase — protein MSPFVTGANPLRDPADRRLPRIAGPSGLVIFGVTGDLSRKKLMPAVYDLANRGLLPPGFSLVGFARREWQNEDFAQEVHDAVKEHARTPFREEVWQQLIQGMRFVQGTFDDDDAFERLRGTIEELDKAQGTGGNFAFYLSVPPRSFPVVIQQLKKHGLADQKGGSWRRAVIEKPFGHDLKSAEELNKVVHEVFAPDQVFRIDHYLGKETVQNILALRFANTMFEPIWNRSFVDHVQITMAEDIGIGGRAGYYDGIGAARDVIQNHLLQLLALTAMEEPASFDADALAAEKTKVLGAVKVPKDLGRNTVRAQYAAGWQGGEQVIGYLEEEGIDRGSKTDTYAAIKLGIDNRRWAGVPFYLRTGKRLGRRVTEIAVVFQSAPHSPFGATATEELGQNAIVIRVQPDEGVTVRFGSKVPGTSMEIRDVSMDFAYGESFTESSPEAYERLILDVLLGDSNLFPRTEEVELSWEILDPIEQYWDQHGRPAQYPAGTWGPVEADDMLERDGRSWRRP, from the coding sequence TTGTCCCCCTTCGTCACAGGAGCGAATCCGCTTCGTGACCCCGCAGACCGACGGCTCCCGCGTATCGCGGGGCCGTCGGGCCTGGTCATTTTCGGCGTCACGGGCGATTTGTCACGGAAGAAGCTGATGCCCGCGGTGTACGACCTCGCCAACCGGGGTCTGCTGCCGCCGGGCTTCTCGCTGGTCGGGTTCGCCCGCCGCGAGTGGCAGAACGAGGACTTCGCGCAGGAGGTCCACGACGCCGTCAAGGAGCACGCGCGCACGCCGTTCCGCGAGGAGGTCTGGCAGCAGCTCATCCAGGGGATGCGCTTCGTCCAGGGCACCTTCGACGACGACGACGCCTTCGAGCGGCTGCGCGGCACCATCGAGGAGCTGGACAAGGCGCAGGGCACGGGCGGCAACTTCGCCTTCTACCTGTCCGTGCCGCCCCGCTCCTTCCCGGTGGTCATCCAGCAGCTGAAGAAGCACGGGCTGGCCGACCAGAAGGGGGGTTCCTGGCGGCGCGCGGTCATCGAGAAGCCCTTCGGCCACGACCTGAAGTCGGCCGAGGAGCTCAACAAGGTCGTGCACGAGGTCTTCGCCCCGGACCAGGTCTTCCGCATCGACCACTACCTGGGCAAGGAGACCGTCCAGAACATCCTGGCGCTGCGCTTCGCCAACACGATGTTCGAGCCGATCTGGAACCGGTCCTTCGTCGACCATGTGCAGATCACGATGGCCGAGGACATCGGCATCGGCGGCCGGGCCGGCTACTACGACGGCATCGGGGCCGCCCGTGACGTCATCCAGAACCACCTGCTCCAGCTGCTCGCGCTGACCGCGATGGAGGAGCCCGCCTCCTTCGACGCGGACGCGCTGGCCGCGGAGAAGACCAAGGTGCTCGGCGCCGTGAAGGTGCCCAAGGACCTGGGCCGCAACACCGTCCGCGCCCAGTACGCGGCCGGCTGGCAGGGCGGCGAGCAGGTCATCGGCTACCTGGAGGAAGAGGGCATCGACCGCGGGTCGAAGACCGACACCTACGCCGCGATCAAGCTGGGGATCGACAACCGCCGCTGGGCGGGCGTGCCGTTCTACCTGCGTACCGGCAAGCGGCTCGGCCGCCGTGTCACCGAGATCGCGGTCGTCTTCCAGAGTGCCCCGCACTCCCCCTTCGGCGCGACGGCCACCGAGGAACTGGGCCAGAACGCGATCGTCATCCGGGTGCAGCCCGACGAGGGCGTCACCGTCCGCTTCGGCTCCAAGGTGCCGGGCACCTCGATGGAGATCCGGGACGTGTCCATGGACTTCGCCTACGGCGAGTCCTTCACGGAGTCCAGCCCGGAGGCGTACGAGCGACTCATCCTCGACGTGCTGCTCGGCGACTCCAACCTCTTCCCGCGCACCGAGGAGGTCGAGCTGTCCTGGGAGATCCTCGACCCGATCGAGCAGTACTGGGACCAGCACGGCAGGCCCGCGCAGTACCCGGCCGGGACGTGGGGCCCCGTCGAGGCGGACGACATGCTCGAACGAGACGGACGGAGCTGGCGCCGGCCATGA
- the tal gene encoding transaldolase: MTDALKRLSDEGVAIWLDDLSRKRITSGNLAELIDQQHVVGVTTNPTIFQKAISSGDGYEQQLADLAARKVTVEEAVRMITTADVRDAADILHPVFEATGGQDGRVSIEVDPRLAHNTRATVAEAKQLAWLVDRPNTLIKIPATKAGLPAITEVIGNGISVNVTLIFSLERYREVMDAYLAGLEKAREKGLDVSLIHSVASFFVSRVDTEIDKRIDALGTPEAKAARGRAAVANARLAYQAYEEVFSSDRWSALENAGANKQRALWASTGVKDKAYKDTMYVDDLVAPNTVNTMPEATLVATEDHGRITGDTITGTYEQARADLDAVEKLGIKYDDVVQLLEDEGVEKFEASWNDLLASTEAELKRLAPSEG, encoded by the coding sequence ATGACAGACGCACTGAAGCGCCTCTCCGATGAAGGCGTCGCGATCTGGCTGGACGACCTGTCGCGCAAGCGGATCACGTCCGGCAACCTCGCCGAACTGATCGACCAGCAGCACGTCGTGGGCGTCACCACCAACCCGACGATCTTCCAGAAGGCGATCAGCAGCGGCGACGGCTACGAGCAGCAGCTCGCCGACCTCGCCGCCCGCAAGGTGACCGTCGAAGAGGCGGTCCGCATGATCACCACGGCGGACGTCCGGGACGCCGCCGACATCCTGCACCCGGTCTTCGAGGCCACGGGCGGCCAGGACGGGCGGGTGTCGATCGAGGTCGACCCGCGCCTGGCGCACAACACCCGGGCGACCGTCGCCGAGGCCAAGCAGCTGGCGTGGCTGGTGGACCGGCCGAACACCCTGATCAAGATCCCCGCGACCAAGGCGGGCCTGCCGGCGATCACCGAGGTGATCGGCAACGGCATCAGCGTCAACGTCACGCTGATCTTCTCGCTGGAGCGCTACCGCGAGGTCATGGACGCCTACCTGGCGGGTCTGGAGAAGGCCCGCGAGAAGGGCCTCGACGTCTCCCTGATCCACTCGGTGGCGTCCTTCTTCGTGTCCCGTGTGGACACCGAGATCGACAAGCGGATCGACGCGCTCGGCACGCCCGAGGCCAAGGCCGCGCGCGGCCGGGCCGCGGTCGCCAACGCGCGGCTCGCCTACCAGGCGTACGAGGAGGTCTTCTCCTCGGACCGGTGGAGCGCGCTGGAGAACGCGGGCGCCAACAAGCAGCGTGCGCTGTGGGCCTCCACCGGCGTGAAGGACAAGGCGTACAAGGACACCATGTACGTCGACGACCTGGTCGCGCCGAACACGGTGAACACCATGCCCGAGGCCACCCTCGTCGCGACCGAGGACCACGGCCGGATCACCGGCGACACCATCACCGGTACCTACGAGCAGGCCCGTGCCGACCTGGACGCGGTCGAGAAGCTCGGGATCAAGTACGACGACGTCGTCCAGCTGCTGGAGGACGAGGGCGTCGAGAAGTTCGAGGCGTCCTGGAACGACCTGCTCGCCTCGACCGAGGCCGAGCTGAAGCGTCTCGCCCCCTCGGAGGGCTGA
- the tkt gene encoding transketolase has protein sequence MSTKPTTTDLEWTELDQRAVDTARVLAADAVQKVGNGHPGTAMSLAPAAYTLFQKVMRHDPADPEWVARDRFVLSAGHSSLTLYTQLYLAGFGLELDDLKAFRTWGSKTPGHPEYGHTKGVETTTGPLGQGVANAVGMAMASRYERGLFDPDAPEGESPFDHYIYCIAGDGCLQEGISAEASSLAGHQKLGNLILLWDDNHISIEGDTETAVSEDTVKRYEAYGWHVQRVAPKPDGDLDPHALYDAIEAARQVTDRPSFIAMRSIIAWPAPNAQNTEAAHGSALGDEEVAATKRVLGFDPEQSFEVSDEVLGHTRQALDRGRAAKAEWEKSFQEWRGNNTERAAEFDRISKGELPTGWEEKLPVFEPGKGVATRAASGKVLQALGPVIPELWGGSADLAGSNNTTIDKTSSFLPADNPLPEADPYGRTVHFGIREHSMAAEMNGVTLHGNTRVYGGTFLVFSDYMRNAVRLSALMHLPVTYVWTHDSIGLGEDGPTHQPVEHLASLRAIPGLNVVRPADANETAIAWREILDRYTKVFGKGAPHGLVLTRQGVPTYEPNEDAARGGYVMFEAEGSSGRSTEPEVVLIATGSEVHVAVEARERLQADGVPTRVVSMPSVEWFEEQDQGYRDSVLPPSVKARVAVEAGIGLTWHKYVGDAGRIVSLEHFGASADGKVLFREFGFTAENVADQARESIAAARR, from the coding sequence GTGAGCACCAAGCCGACCACCACAGACCTCGAGTGGACCGAACTGGACCAGCGGGCCGTCGACACCGCCCGCGTCCTGGCCGCCGACGCCGTACAGAAGGTCGGAAACGGCCATCCGGGTACGGCGATGAGCCTGGCGCCCGCCGCCTACACCCTCTTCCAGAAGGTGATGCGGCACGACCCCGCCGACCCCGAGTGGGTCGCGCGCGACCGTTTCGTCCTGTCCGCGGGCCACTCGTCCCTGACCCTCTACACCCAGCTGTACCTGGCCGGCTTCGGCCTGGAGCTGGACGATCTGAAGGCGTTCCGGACCTGGGGTTCGAAGACCCCCGGCCACCCGGAGTACGGGCACACCAAGGGTGTGGAGACCACCACCGGCCCGCTCGGCCAGGGTGTCGCCAACGCGGTCGGCATGGCGATGGCGTCCCGCTACGAGCGCGGTCTGTTCGACCCGGACGCGCCCGAGGGCGAGTCCCCCTTCGACCACTACATCTACTGCATCGCCGGTGACGGCTGCCTCCAGGAGGGCATCTCCGCGGAGGCCTCCTCCCTGGCCGGGCACCAGAAGCTCGGCAATCTGATCCTGCTGTGGGACGACAACCACATCTCGATCGAGGGCGACACCGAGACCGCCGTCTCCGAGGACACGGTCAAGCGGTACGAGGCCTACGGCTGGCACGTCCAGCGCGTGGCCCCCAAGCCGGACGGCGACCTGGACCCGCACGCGCTCTACGACGCGATCGAGGCGGCCCGGCAGGTCACGGACCGGCCCTCCTTCATCGCGATGCGCTCGATCATCGCCTGGCCCGCCCCGAACGCGCAGAACACCGAGGCCGCCCACGGCTCGGCGCTCGGCGACGAGGAGGTCGCGGCCACCAAGCGCGTCCTCGGCTTCGACCCGGAGCAGTCCTTCGAGGTCTCCGACGAGGTCCTCGGCCACACCCGGCAGGCCCTCGACCGGGGCCGCGCGGCCAAGGCGGAGTGGGAGAAGTCGTTCCAGGAGTGGCGCGGCAACAACACGGAGCGTGCCGCCGAGTTCGACCGCATCAGCAAGGGCGAGCTGCCCACCGGCTGGGAGGAGAAGCTCCCGGTCTTCGAGCCCGGCAAGGGCGTCGCCACCCGCGCCGCCTCCGGCAAGGTGCTCCAGGCGCTCGGCCCGGTCATCCCCGAACTGTGGGGCGGTTCCGCCGACCTGGCCGGCTCGAACAACACCACGATCGACAAGACGTCGTCGTTCCTCCCGGCGGACAACCCCCTGCCGGAGGCGGACCCGTACGGCCGTACGGTCCACTTCGGGATCCGCGAGCACTCCATGGCCGCGGAGATGAACGGCGTCACCCTGCACGGCAACACCCGCGTCTACGGCGGCACGTTCCTCGTGTTCTCCGACTACATGCGCAACGCGGTGCGGCTGTCGGCACTGATGCACCTGCCGGTGACGTACGTGTGGACGCACGACTCCATCGGCCTCGGCGAGGACGGCCCGACCCACCAGCCGGTCGAGCACCTGGCCTCGCTGCGCGCCATCCCGGGCCTGAACGTGGTGCGCCCGGCCGACGCCAACGAGACCGCCATCGCCTGGCGCGAGATCCTCGATCGCTACACCAAGGTGTTCGGCAAGGGCGCCCCGCACGGTCTCGTGCTGACCCGCCAGGGCGTGCCGACCTACGAGCCCAACGAGGACGCCGCGCGCGGCGGTTACGTGATGTTCGAGGCGGAGGGGTCCTCCGGGCGGAGCACGGAGCCCGAGGTCGTGCTGATCGCGACCGGTTCCGAGGTGCACGTGGCGGTCGAGGCGCGCGAGCGTCTCCAGGCCGACGGTGTGCCCACGCGGGTGGTGTCCATGCCGTCCGTGGAGTGGTTCGAGGAGCAGGACCAGGGGTACCGGGACAGCGTTCTGCCGCCGTCCGTGAAGGCCCGTGTCGCGGTGGAGGCCGGTATCGGTCTGACCTGGCACAAGTACGTCGGGGACGCCGGCCGCATCGTTTCCCTGGAGCACTTCGGTGCTTCCGCCGACGGCAAGGTCCTCTTCCGCGAGTTCGGCTTCACTGCCGAGAACGTGGCCGACCAGGCGAGGGAATCGATCGCCGCCGCCCGGCGCTGA
- a CDS encoding heme o synthase, with amino-acid sequence MCVTAVESRPAGALGTNRRQSHRPFGARVMAFVALTKPRIIELLLITTVPVMFLAQQGVPDLGLVLITCLAGYLSAGGANALNMYIDRDIDALMDRTAQRPLVTGMVSPRECLAFGIALAIASTLLFGLAVNWLSAWLALGALLFYVVVYTMILKRRTAQNIVWGGIAGCMPVLIGWSAVTNSVSWASVILFLVIFFWTPPHYWPLSMKVKEDYARVGVPMLPVIASNKVVARQIVLYSWVMVAVSLLLTPLGYTGWFYTVVALATGGWWLWEAHALQSRAKAQVTGAKLKEMRLFHWSITYVSLLFVAVAVDPFVR; translated from the coding sequence GTGTGCGTGACGGCCGTTGAATCCCGTCCAGCGGGGGCGCTCGGGACGAACCGGCGCCAGAGCCACCGGCCGTTCGGGGCCCGTGTGATGGCGTTCGTGGCGCTGACCAAGCCGCGAATCATCGAGCTGCTGCTGATCACCACCGTTCCGGTGATGTTCCTCGCCCAGCAGGGCGTACCGGACCTCGGGCTGGTGCTCATCACCTGCCTGGCCGGTTACCTGTCGGCGGGCGGCGCCAACGCGCTGAACATGTACATCGACCGCGACATCGACGCGCTCATGGACCGCACCGCGCAGCGTCCGCTGGTCACCGGCATGGTCAGCCCGCGGGAGTGCCTGGCCTTCGGCATCGCGCTCGCGATCGCCTCGACCCTGTTGTTCGGCCTCGCCGTCAACTGGCTGTCGGCCTGGCTCGCCCTCGGCGCGCTCCTTTTCTACGTCGTCGTCTACACGATGATCCTCAAGCGCCGTACCGCGCAGAACATCGTGTGGGGCGGTATCGCGGGTTGCATGCCCGTGCTCATCGGCTGGTCGGCCGTGACGAACTCCGTGTCGTGGGCCTCGGTCATCCTCTTCCTGGTCATCTTCTTCTGGACGCCGCCGCACTACTGGCCGCTGTCCATGAAGGTGAAGGAGGACTACGCGCGCGTCGGCGTGCCGATGCTCCCGGTCATCGCCTCGAACAAGGTCGTCGCCCGGCAGATCGTGCTCTACAGCTGGGTGATGGTCGCGGTCTCGCTGCTGCTGACCCCGCTCGGCTACACCGGCTGGTTCTACACGGTGGTGGCGCTGGCGACCGGCGGCTGGTGGCTGTGGGAGGCGCACGCCCTCCAGAGCCGGGCCAAGGCCCAGGTGACGGGCGCGAAGCTCAAGGAGATGCGCCTGTTCCACTGGTCCATCACCTATGTGTCGCTGCTGTTCGTGGCCGTCGCGGTGGACCCCTTCGTGCGGTAG